One window of the Vigna radiata var. radiata cultivar VC1973A chromosome 1, Vradiata_ver6, whole genome shotgun sequence genome contains the following:
- the LOC106764459 gene encoding kinesin-like protein KIN-10C, whose translation MVSKQLSKQLDRVGGKVRVVARIRGFSGPEANSEAGTARTVEWISVNGENLGDVSISFRDHPSRYLVDYCYKEDEDSEMIYSREVKPFVSAAFEGHNSTVIAHGARGSGKTHIIQGSAERPGLAVLAIAEFLPIAEKNGKSISVSFYEVDHQERAMDLLNPEKPPILVFEDRGRNQFKGLSQVLVKSVSEFQNLYSTACLSLKGAPKKGGQRSHMGLIVNVVSRNECVGSIVSKMNFVDLAGYEDTRKKSSDGSCLTEINKINKSIYALLNICHALSTNESHIPYRESKLTRILQDSLKGTSRILLVSCLNPSFCQDTIYMVSLASRSYNRIHHQTFLDSTKKSVSSANMRQIPKSVSGTAKKFHHGSSKLTKGRKLFDEASHSTPKVEKEMVTKASKPVMDDSLPETGNHDNSGVETIENNLALTNVSFPKDDLFAKASEDMKLYPPLENGDSSLIASSEVENNSLAAKNVLVDGDEVDGDEGKKENTPCINHSSESLSIIVHEGHNSPPISSQLRDLSNSLKMLCSSTSSCLQNSEKQPIPVVEPKTPIIQQNMSQWDEMNGKSPWETFSMRGSGMKSSIVQEYLRFLNTADKEELKRLKGIGDKRANFILELREESPEPFKSLNDLKDIGLSAKQIKGMMKKEVGELFSEL comes from the exons ATGGTTTCAAAACAACTTTCAAAGCAACTCGATCGCGTGGGTGGTAAGGTTCGGGTCGTCGCCCGGATCCGTGGGTTTTCAGGTCCTGAGGCTAATTCGGAGGCTGGCACTGCAAGGACTGTGGAGTGGATTTCAGTGAATGGCGAAAATTTGGGTGATGTCTCCATCTCCTTCAGAGACCATCCCAG TCGTTATTTGGTGGACTATTGCTATAAGGAAGATGAAGACAGTGAAATGATATATTCAAGGGAGGTAAAGCCTTTTGTGTCTGCAGCTTTTGAAGGTCATAACAGCACTGTTATTGCACATGGAGCTAGGGGTAGTGGAAAGACCCACATAATTCAG GGCTCTGCTGAGAGGCCGGGTTTGGCAGTGCTTGCTATTGCTGAGTTTCTTCCCATTGCTGAGAAAAATGGGAAATCCATAAGTGTTTCTTTCTATGAGGTTGATCATCAGGAACGGGCCATGGATTTATTAAATCCAGAGAAGCCGCCTATCTTGGTTTTTGAAGATCGTGGTAGAAATCAGTTTAAAGGATTGAGTCAG GTTCTTGTGAAATCAGTTAGTGAATTTCAGAATTTGTACTCCACTGCATGTTTGAGCTTGAAGGGAGCTCCCAAAAAAGGTGGTCAAAGAAGTCATATGGGATTGATTGTGAATGTCGTTTCCCGGAATGAATGTGTAGGAAGTATTGTCAGCAAAATGAATTTTGTTGACTTAGCAG GGTACGAAGATACCAGAAAGAAAAGTAGTGATGGCTCCTGCCTAACTGAgattaacaaaattaacaagTCAATATATGCATTATTGAATATTTGCCATGCTTTGAGTACAAATGAAAGTCATATCCCCTACCGGGAAAGCAAGCTTACGCGCATACTGCAGGATTCTTTGAAGGGAACTAGCAGAATTTTACTGGTTTCATGCTTG AACCCATCATTTTGCCAAGACACTATTTACATGGTAAGCTTGGCTTCACGGTCATATAATCGGATTCATCATCAGACATTCTTAGATTCCACCAAGAAAAGTGTAAGTTCAGCAAATATGAGACAGATACCTAAAAGTGTTTCTGGGACAGCAAAGAAATTTCATCATGGTTCTTCTAAACTAACGAAAGGAAG GAAATTGTTTGATGAAGCTAGTCATTCCACACCTAAGGTTGAGAAG GAAATGGTTACTAAAGCATCAAAGCCTGTGATG GATGACTCATTACCTGAGACTGGAAATCATGACAACTCTGGAGTGGAAACGATAGAGAATAATTTAGCATTGACAAATGTTTCATTTCCGAAGGATGACTTATTTGCAAAAGCTAGTGAGGACATGAAACTTTATCCCCCTTTGGAAAAT GGTGATTCGTCCTTGATTGCTAGCAGTGAAGTGGAAAACAATTCCCTAGCAGCTaag AATGTTTTAGTGGATGGAGATGAAGTGGATGGAGATGAAGGTAAAAAGGAGAATACCCCTTGTATCAATCATTCCTCTGAGTCATTGTCAATAATAGTTCACGAAG GTCATAATTCACCACCCATTAGTTCACAGTTGCGCGATCTTTCCAATAGTCTTAAAATGCTATGCTCTTCAACTTCATCATGCTtgcaaaattcagaaaaacaaccCATTCCAGTTGTAGAACCAAAAACTCCTATAATTCAACAGAACATGAGCCAATGGGATGAAATGAATGGCAAAAGTCCTTGGGAGACATTCAGCATGCGAGGCTCTGGGATGAAG AGTTCCATCGTTCAAGAATATCTTAGATTTTTGAACACGGCTGACAA GGaagaattaaaaagattaaag GGAATTGGAGACAAAAGGGCTAACTTTATACTTGAACTTCGAGAAGAATCTCCAGAACCTTTCAAAAGT ctAAACGATTTAAAGGACATTGGGCTTTCTGCAAAGCAG ATTAAGGGAATGATGAAGAAGGAAGTAGGAGAGCTTTTCAGTGAATTATAA